Proteins from a genomic interval of Schistocerca piceifrons isolate TAMUIC-IGC-003096 chromosome 3, iqSchPice1.1, whole genome shotgun sequence:
- the LOC124789984 gene encoding cuticle protein 16.5-like, translating to MNTLFVLSAVLAVAVAKPGYLGAAPAAVVAPAAYAAPAVVAAPVHAGYAAYGPAPVAVRSDGYLLDTPAVAATRAAHLTAVAQTQARDAVVNGAAALAAHAYAAHAYAAPAVAYAAPAPVAYAAPAAYAAHGALAAAAHLQAKAALLG from the exons ATGAACACCCTG TTCGTCCTGAGCGCCGTCCTGGCCGTCGCTGTGGCTAAGCCCGGCTACCTGGGCGCCGCCCCCGCTGCAGTAGTCGCCCCCgctgcctacgccgcccccgctgtgGTCGCCGCCCCCGTGCACGCCGGCTACGCCGCCTACGGCCCCGCCCCCGTCGCCGTGCGCTCCGACGGCTACCTGCTGGACACCCCTGCCGTCGCCGCCACCAGGGCCGCCCACCTGACCGCCGTCGCCCAGACTCAGGCCCGTGACGCCGTCGTCAACGGCGCCGCCGCCCTGGCCGCCCACGCCTATGCGGCCCACGCTTACGCCGCCCCCGCCGTTGCGTATGCCGCTCCTGCTCCcgtggcctacgccgcccccgctgccTATGCCGCCCATGGCGCTCTCGCCGCCGCCGCCCATCTCCAAGCTAAGGCTGCTCTGCTGGGCTGA
- the LOC124788176 gene encoding cuticle protein 16.5-like encodes MNTLIVLSAILAVAVAKPGYLGAAPAAVVAPAAYAAPAVVAAPVHAGYAAYGPAPVAVRSDGYLLDTPAVAATRAAHLTAVAQTQARDAVINGAALAYAARAYAAPAVAYAAPAHVAYAAPAPLAYAAPGALAAAAHLQAKAALLG; translated from the exons ATGAACACTCTG ATCGTCCTGAGCGCCATCCTGGCCGTCGCCGTGGCTAAGCCCGGCTACCTGGGTGCCGCCCCCGCCGCAGTCGTCGCCCCCgctgcctacgccgcccccgctgtgGTGGCCGCCCCCGTGCATGCCGGCTACGCCGCCTACGGCCCCGCCCCCGTCGCCGTGCGCTCCGACGGCTACCTGCTGGACACCCCTGCCGTCGCCGCCACCAGGGCCGCCCACCTGACCGCCGTCGCCCAGACTCAGGCCCGTGACGCCGTCATCAACGGCGCCGCCCTCGCCTACGCTGCCCGCGCTTACGCCGCCCCCGCTGTGGCGTACGCCGCCCCCGCTCATGTCGCCTATGCCGCCCCCGCTCCTCTGGCCTACGCCGCCCCTGGCGctctcgccgccgccgcccaccTCCAAGCTAAGGCTGCTCTGCTGGGCTGA